A genome region from Lactobacillus sp. ESL0791 includes the following:
- a CDS encoding tagaturonate epimerase family protein has product MTDLNKLLNDVKEILTENIDYDQLSNKEIYVPSIQIDRRNVYFILHHTDSNGILQKSLVVYENRLTAGDFEAEDSLTDIDSTLLIGELNEKNNKALAKRFQWMRPTSRRNYKYSFGLGDRLGNASNAHIRLFKNRGVMPVLAQQSIRELVLMNRTNTEVFQDASWAVFEEGFDYGWGADGDHVKTPYEVDYAVKSGCSIITLDLTKVVNNAAVNLSNEEMDRQFNALDPSQIKYFNDTYLNKSFDLGNGHSIKFDKHDVEESVLTFYDAILFVADIYNKYIVTYNLDLEISMDETPYRTTNANHYFFANELKQRGIVPTSLAPRFVGEFQKAIDYIGDPKEFEEDFVIHEAIAEHFGYRLSIHSGSDKLSVYEIIGRVSKKNGWHVKTAGTNWLEALRVIAHKDPEFMVELYKFAYENLDDVKDFYVFDAQTDGTAPKPATITSKNVVELLDNNDSRQILHTMFGPIMNLKHNYHYVYRDKFWSILLKNQDLYDKYLNIHIAEHLDLLQGIVKTKKEALDKNEPKFDISKEI; this is encoded by the coding sequence ATGACAGATTTAAATAAGTTGTTAAATGATGTTAAAGAAATTTTGACTGAGAATATTGATTATGATCAATTAAGCAATAAGGAAATTTATGTCCCTTCCATTCAAATTGACCGAAGAAATGTTTATTTTATTCTTCACCATACTGATTCCAATGGAATCTTGCAAAAGAGTCTAGTTGTCTACGAAAATCGATTGACAGCTGGCGATTTTGAAGCAGAGGACTCATTAACTGATATTGATTCAACTTTGTTGATTGGTGAGTTGAATGAAAAAAATAATAAGGCTCTGGCTAAACGGTTTCAATGGATGCGACCAACCTCACGCCGAAATTATAAGTACTCATTTGGATTAGGTGATCGCCTAGGAAATGCTTCAAATGCACATATTAGATTATTTAAAAACCGTGGTGTTATGCCAGTTTTAGCTCAACAATCGATTCGTGAATTAGTTTTGATGAATCGAACTAATACTGAAGTTTTTCAAGATGCATCATGGGCAGTATTTGAAGAAGGGTTTGATTATGGTTGGGGCGCTGACGGTGACCATGTTAAGACACCATATGAAGTGGACTACGCGGTTAAGAGCGGGTGCTCAATTATTACGCTTGATTTAACTAAAGTAGTTAATAATGCTGCAGTTAACCTAAGCAATGAAGAAATGGATAGACAATTTAATGCTCTAGATCCAAGTCAAATTAAATACTTTAACGATACATATTTAAATAAGAGCTTTGATTTAGGGAATGGCCATTCAATCAAGTTTGATAAGCATGATGTTGAAGAGTCAGTTTTGACATTCTATGACGCAATCTTATTTGTTGCAGATATTTATAATAAATATATTGTTACTTATAATTTGGATCTTGAAATTTCAATGGACGAAACACCATATCGAACAACGAATGCTAATCACTACTTTTTCGCTAATGAATTAAAACAGCGTGGCATTGTTCCAACTTCGCTAGCCCCTCGTTTTGTAGGTGAATTTCAAAAGGCAATTGATTACATCGGTGATCCTAAGGAGTTTGAAGAGGATTTTGTCATTCATGAAGCTATTGCTGAACACTTCGGTTATAGGCTAAGTATTCATTCGGGCTCTGATAAGTTGTCTGTTTATGAAATTATTGGCCGTGTTTCAAAGAAAAATGGTTGGCATGTTAAGACAGCAGGAACTAATTGGCTAGAAGCATTGAGAGTGATTGCTCACAAAGATCCTGAATTTATGGTTGAGCTATATAAATTTGCTTATGAAAATTTGGATGATGTTAAGGACTTTTATGTGTTTGACGCGCAAACTGACGGCACGGCACCTAAGCCCGCAACGATTACATCTAAAAATGTAGTAGAGCTGCTGGATAATAATGATTCGCGCCAGATTTTACATACAATGTTTGGTCCGATTATGAATCTAAAGCATAATTATCATTATGTATATCGTGACAAATTCTGGTCAATCCTTCTTAAAAACCAAGATCTTTATGATAAGTATTTAAATATTCATATTGCAGAGCATTTAGACTTGCTTCAAGGAATAGTTAAAACAAAAAAAGAGGCGCTAGATAAAAATGAGCCAAAGTTTGATATTTCTAAAGAAATTTAA
- the uxaC gene encoding glucuronate isomerase, giving the protein MSLLNDDFLLENDTAKVLFHDYASKMPIIDFHCHLNPKEIYENKNYPNITRIWLNEGTYGDHYKWRLMRANGVDEKYITGDGEEYTKFIEWAKTIEKSYGNPLYEWTHLELRRFFHINDELTQKTAPKIWETANQLLQTEDFKPRNLIKNSNVKVVCTTDDPSSNLKYHQLLKQEEEKNGFKTLPAMRPDKLFQIDQDGYGEYLQALSEASNVEINSFNDIITALHQRFEFFSKMGGCLSDQSLLTYHFKEASEQELDRIVKKGIENKPLEQVEIDQYLTMLLEKLMILNNEFNWTMQFHINSNRDLNRPMFNKIGPDTGYDAVGTQSDIVAHITKLYMTMQNINQIPRTIFYSLNNNDWMELATMMGCFQGGTVQKLQLGAGWWFNDTAEGIENQLRIFAQQSLLPNFVGMLTDSRSFLSYPRHEYFRRVLCNFYGKLVDQGRVPDDIEKLGKIVQNISYNNAKDYFGFLQ; this is encoded by the coding sequence ATGAGCTTATTAAATGATGATTTTCTATTGGAAAATGACACAGCAAAAGTTTTGTTCCATGATTATGCATCTAAGATGCCAATTATTGATTTTCATTGTCATTTAAATCCCAAAGAAATTTATGAAAATAAAAATTATCCTAATATTACCAGAATCTGGCTTAACGAAGGAACATATGGCGATCACTATAAATGGCGTCTAATGCGTGCTAATGGCGTAGATGAAAAATATATTACTGGTGACGGTGAAGAATATACAAAATTTATTGAGTGGGCAAAAACTATCGAAAAATCCTATGGCAATCCACTTTATGAGTGGACGCATTTAGAATTACGCCGCTTTTTCCATATTAATGATGAGCTGACTCAGAAAACTGCACCCAAAATCTGGGAAACAGCTAATCAATTGCTGCAAACTGAAGACTTTAAACCACGCAATTTAATTAAAAATTCAAATGTAAAAGTAGTATGCACGACAGATGATCCATCTTCGAATTTAAAATATCATCAATTGCTTAAACAGGAAGAAGAAAAGAACGGCTTTAAAACTTTGCCTGCCATGCGTCCAGATAAATTATTTCAAATTGATCAAGATGGTTATGGCGAATATTTACAAGCATTAAGTGAAGCTTCAAATGTTGAAATTAACAGCTTTAATGACATTATTACTGCACTTCATCAAAGGTTTGAGTTTTTCAGTAAGATGGGTGGCTGTTTATCAGACCAGTCGTTGTTGACATATCATTTTAAAGAGGCTAGCGAACAAGAGTTAGATAGAATTGTTAAAAAGGGTATTGAAAATAAACCACTTGAACAAGTAGAAATTGACCAATACTTAACAATGCTGCTTGAAAAATTAATGATTTTAAATAATGAATTTAATTGGACAATGCAATTCCATATTAATTCTAACCGTGATTTAAATCGGCCAATGTTTAATAAAATTGGCCCGGATACTGGTTACGATGCGGTGGGAACACAATCTGATATTGTTGCTCATATTACTAAGCTGTATATGACAATGCAAAATATAAATCAAATTCCGCGAACCATTTTTTATTCATTGAATAATAATGATTGGATGGAACTTGCTACAATGATGGGTTGTTTCCAAGGCGGAACCGTTCAAAAACTTCAATTGGGTGCAGGCTGGTGGTTTAATGACACCGCTGAAGGAATCGAAAATCAATTACGAATATTTGCTCAACAGAGTTTATTGCCAAATTTTGTTGGTATGCTAACGGATTCAAGAAGCTTTTTATCGTATCCTCGTCATGAATATTTTAGACGGGTATTATGCAATTTTTATGGCAAATTAGTTGATCAAGGCAGAGTCCCAGATGATATCGAGAAACTTGGGAAAATAGTCCAGAACATTTCTTACAATAATGCAAAAGACTATTTTGGCTTTCTTCAATAA
- a CDS encoding PTS fructose transporter subunit IIB, which yields MKIVGVTACIAGIAHTYIAKEKLEESAKKLGDSIKIETQGSIGVEDELTKEDIKAADVVIIATDIGIDKSRFKGKKVVSIPISAVMKSSDGLISKIHEKIKC from the coding sequence ATGAAAATTGTTGGGGTTACTGCTTGTATTGCGGGCATTGCTCATACATATATAGCAAAAGAGAAGCTTGAAGAGTCGGCAAAAAAACTTGGAGATTCAATAAAAATTGAAACGCAGGGCTCAATCGGAGTAGAGGATGAGCTAACCAAAGAAGATATTAAGGCAGCAGATGTTGTAATTATTGCAACAGACATAGGTATAGATAAAAGCAGATTTAAAGGGAAAAAAGTTGTTTCTATACCAATCAGTGCAGTTATGAAATCGTCGGATGGATTAATTAGCAAAATTCATGAAAAAATTAAGTGTTGA
- a CDS encoding PTS fructose transporter subunit IIC — MKKQKFEFKRPVMTGISYMIPVVVAGGILGALATAFGGVDIGNFVKPGVTPWSNMNAFTWMGFWWGVHQVGAYAMNFAVAVLTAGITYAISGRPGIVPGLILGYVSTDTKAGFLGGILIAFILGYFINFMKSWKVPKWMAGLMPVLFIPVISTFVCGMGFLLVLVKPMAYLMTHFQNWIISLNGSSRGLLGAVIGACMGFDLGGPVNKTASLAANALGAQGVFGPLSAKIVGGMTPPIGAFIAVMLAKKKFARSQIEMAKTAFPMGLCFITEGTLPFAAADPVRFIISSVLGSSTAGAIVLAMGVECPATAGGIFVIPLMTHPLWFIVALIVGSLITGVVYAIIKKPDADEKVDEKENNKDAEESVDFDIEQL; from the coding sequence TTGAAAAAACAAAAATTCGAATTTAAGAGACCTGTCATGACAGGTATATCTTATATGATTCCTGTTGTTGTTGCAGGAGGAATCCTGGGTGCTTTAGCGACAGCATTCGGTGGCGTTGACATTGGTAATTTTGTTAAGCCAGGTGTAACTCCTTGGTCAAACATGAACGCCTTTACCTGGATGGGCTTTTGGTGGGGTGTTCACCAAGTTGGTGCATATGCAATGAATTTTGCGGTTGCAGTGTTAACGGCTGGTATTACTTATGCGATTTCAGGACGGCCTGGAATTGTTCCCGGATTAATCCTTGGGTATGTTTCCACCGATACAAAAGCAGGTTTTCTAGGCGGTATCCTAATAGCATTCATACTTGGATACTTTATCAATTTTATGAAAAGCTGGAAAGTTCCCAAGTGGATGGCAGGGTTAATGCCGGTGCTATTTATTCCAGTAATCTCAACTTTCGTTTGTGGAATGGGCTTTTTACTCGTTTTAGTAAAGCCGATGGCGTATTTAATGACGCATTTTCAAAACTGGATTATTAGCTTAAATGGTAGTTCAAGAGGACTATTGGGCGCGGTAATCGGTGCCTGCATGGGCTTTGACTTAGGTGGACCTGTAAATAAGACAGCCTCACTTGCAGCTAATGCATTAGGTGCACAGGGGGTATTCGGTCCTTTATCAGCAAAAATTGTTGGTGGTATGACCCCGCCTATCGGTGCTTTTATCGCGGTTATGCTTGCTAAAAAGAAGTTTGCCCGTAGTCAAATTGAAATGGCAAAAACGGCCTTTCCAATGGGTTTATGTTTTATTACTGAGGGTACGCTCCCATTTGCAGCGGCAGATCCAGTAAGATTCATAATAAGTTCTGTTTTAGGATCTAGTACTGCAGGTGCGATTGTTTTAGCAATGGGTGTTGAATGTCCTGCAACAGCAGGAGGGATTTTCGTAATTCCGCTGATGACGCACCCGCTTTGGTTTATCGTTGCATTAATTGTCGGTTCGTTAATTACAGGTGTTGTATATGCAATAATTAAAAAACCTGATGCAGATGAAAAAGTAGATGAAAAAGAAAATAATAAAGATGCTGAAGAATCAGTAGATTTTGATATTGAACAATTATAA